Proteins found in one Scylla paramamosain isolate STU-SP2022 chromosome 44, ASM3559412v1, whole genome shotgun sequence genomic segment:
- the LOC135093845 gene encoding uncharacterized protein LOC135093845 isoform X1: MRLPAGFCGCCCCGCQHYCASTSSPSLHGPEGLGGRGWWCCATGMDGSASAQYINGSHSGKLVLVLIAHEDYSLQRNIIRGHGSHLVRVRVEKVSGKDELASTSRQETLEEALVQLQREESAKPARHPRFLFSIWSGIPILFPHRDCMSLSCFLLFVCLAFLDLFNSQVTQPVTRIASFHHTGDKQQRMITNPSLKTTQVEVSGIFHLEQPLSQEHKLKSRKFFILSRCWLYGWGKIYARGVKTSQTTSPPVVDS, encoded by the exons TGCCTCCACTTCGTCCCCCAGCTTGCATGGTCCTGAGGGTCTAGGTGGGAGAGGTTGGTGGTGCTGTGCGACGGGAATGGATG GGTCAGCGAGTGCACAGTATATTAATGGAAGCCACAGTGGGAAGTTGGTTCTGGTTCTCATTGCACACGAAGACTACTCACTGCAAAGAAATATCATCCGCGGTCATGGATCCCATCTGGTGCGGGTCAGGGTTGAGAAGGTATCAGGTAAAGATG AGCTCGCTTCAACCTCTCGGCAGGAGACTTTGGAGGAAGCTCTAGTCCAGCTGCAGAGGGAGGAGTCAGCCAAGCCTGCACGCCACCCACgatttctcttttccatttgGTCTGGAATTCCAATATTGTTCCCCCACCGTGACTGCATGTCCCTCTCTTGCTTTctactgtttgtttgtctggccTTCCTCGACCTGTTCAACTCGCAAGTCACCCAGCCCGTCACTCGCATAGCGAGTTTCCATCACACAGGAGACAAACAGCAGCGGATGATCACCAACCCCTCTCTCAAGACCACACAAGTTGAAGTCTCGGGAATTTTCCATCTTGAGCAACCCCTCTCTCAAGAGCACAAGTTGAAGTCTCGGAAATTTTTCATCTTGAGCAG GTGCTGGCTGTATGGATGGGGAAAGATATATGCCCGAGGTGTGAAGACTTCCCAAACCACCTCTCCCCCTGTGGTGGACagctga
- the LOC135093845 gene encoding uncharacterized protein LOC135093845 isoform X2, translating into MRLPAGFCGCCCCGCQHYCASTSSPSLHGPEGLGGRGWWCCATGMDGSASAQYINGSHSGKLVLVLIAHEDYSLQRNIIRGHGSHLVRVRVEKVSELASTSRQETLEEALVQLQREESAKPARHPRFLFSIWSGIPILFPHRDCMSLSCFLLFVCLAFLDLFNSQVTQPVTRIASFHHTGDKQQRMITNPSLKTTQVEVSGIFHLEQPLSQEHKLKSRKFFILSRCGLYAYISLIFEPKYFYSSLSPHQTIY; encoded by the exons TGCCTCCACTTCGTCCCCCAGCTTGCATGGTCCTGAGGGTCTAGGTGGGAGAGGTTGGTGGTGCTGTGCGACGGGAATGGATG GGTCAGCGAGTGCACAGTATATTAATGGAAGCCACAGTGGGAAGTTGGTTCTGGTTCTCATTGCACACGAAGACTACTCACTGCAAAGAAATATCATCCGCGGTCATGGATCCCATCTGGTGCGGGTCAGGGTTGAGAAGGTATCAG AGCTCGCTTCAACCTCTCGGCAGGAGACTTTGGAGGAAGCTCTAGTCCAGCTGCAGAGGGAGGAGTCAGCCAAGCCTGCACGCCACCCACgatttctcttttccatttgGTCTGGAATTCCAATATTGTTCCCCCACCGTGACTGCATGTCCCTCTCTTGCTTTctactgtttgtttgtctggccTTCCTCGACCTGTTCAACTCGCAAGTCACCCAGCCCGTCACTCGCATAGCGAGTTTCCATCACACAGGAGACAAACAGCAGCGGATGATCACCAACCCCTCTCTCAAGACCACACAAGTTGAAGTCTCGGGAATTTTCCATCTTGAGCAACCCCTCTCTCAAGAGCACAAGTTGAAGTCTCGGAAATTTTTCATCTTGAGCAGGTGTGGTTTGTATGCGTACATCAGTCTGATATTTGAGCCTAAGTATTTTTATTCATCGCTATCTCCACACCAAACTATTTATTAA
- the LOC135093845 gene encoding uncharacterized protein LOC135093845 isoform X3 produces the protein MDGSASAQYINGSHSGKLVLVLIAHEDYSLQRNIIRGHGSHLVRVRVEKVSGKDELASTSRQETLEEALVQLQREESAKPARHPRFLFSIWSGIPILFPHRDCMSLSCFLLFVCLAFLDLFNSQVTQPVTRIASFHHTGDKQQRMITNPSLKTTQVEVSGIFHLEQPLSQEHKLKSRKFFILSRCGLYAYISLIFEPKYFYSSLSPHQTIY, from the exons ATGGATG GGTCAGCGAGTGCACAGTATATTAATGGAAGCCACAGTGGGAAGTTGGTTCTGGTTCTCATTGCACACGAAGACTACTCACTGCAAAGAAATATCATCCGCGGTCATGGATCCCATCTGGTGCGGGTCAGGGTTGAGAAGGTATCAGGTAAAGATG AGCTCGCTTCAACCTCTCGGCAGGAGACTTTGGAGGAAGCTCTAGTCCAGCTGCAGAGGGAGGAGTCAGCCAAGCCTGCACGCCACCCACgatttctcttttccatttgGTCTGGAATTCCAATATTGTTCCCCCACCGTGACTGCATGTCCCTCTCTTGCTTTctactgtttgtttgtctggccTTCCTCGACCTGTTCAACTCGCAAGTCACCCAGCCCGTCACTCGCATAGCGAGTTTCCATCACACAGGAGACAAACAGCAGCGGATGATCACCAACCCCTCTCTCAAGACCACACAAGTTGAAGTCTCGGGAATTTTCCATCTTGAGCAACCCCTCTCTCAAGAGCACAAGTTGAAGTCTCGGAAATTTTTCATCTTGAGCAGGTGTGGTTTGTATGCGTACATCAGTCTGATATTTGAGCCTAAGTATTTTTATTCATCGCTATCTCCACACCAAACTATTTATTAA